A window from Mycolicibacterium tokaiense encodes these proteins:
- a CDS encoding alpha/beta hydrolase family protein: MTQDQLVASAIAHWGPRFTVNGVTVADFERVTARVQTWPQWCASWVAAGTEHEELGRTALAEGRLTSAGEHLAQAAVYHHFAKFVFVVDVDEMKAAHQRAVDCLDAALPYLNPPGRRLELPFEHSRLVGILRVPDGPGPHPVVVMLPGLDSAKEELRSTEQGFLDRGMATLALDGPGQGESEYDFPIRGDWSAVAELIWRTVSDAPELDESRLGVWGVSLGGYYAPRVAAALGNRVSACVALGGPFNFGSVWAGLPQLTRDTFRVRAGTTTDAEARDVALTLGMDEVAADVVAPLLIVFGRKDRLIPWQQAVKLRDAVSGPVELLMLEEGNHGCANVAPWHRQRTADWLAAQLR, from the coding sequence ATGACCCAGGATCAACTGGTCGCCTCGGCGATCGCGCACTGGGGTCCGCGGTTCACCGTCAACGGCGTCACCGTCGCCGATTTCGAGCGGGTGACCGCGCGGGTGCAGACCTGGCCGCAGTGGTGTGCGTCCTGGGTGGCCGCGGGCACCGAGCACGAGGAGCTCGGACGCACCGCCCTCGCGGAGGGCCGACTGACCTCGGCGGGTGAGCACCTGGCCCAGGCCGCGGTTTACCACCACTTCGCGAAGTTCGTGTTCGTCGTCGACGTCGACGAGATGAAGGCCGCACATCAGCGGGCGGTCGACTGCCTGGACGCCGCGTTGCCGTACCTCAATCCACCGGGGCGCCGGCTCGAGCTGCCCTTCGAGCACAGCCGGCTGGTCGGCATCCTGCGGGTTCCGGACGGGCCGGGCCCACACCCGGTGGTGGTGATGCTGCCTGGGCTGGACTCGGCCAAGGAAGAACTGCGCTCCACCGAGCAGGGCTTCCTGGACCGCGGCATGGCCACGCTGGCACTCGACGGCCCCGGGCAGGGGGAGTCGGAGTACGACTTCCCCATTCGCGGCGACTGGTCGGCGGTCGCGGAGTTGATCTGGCGCACGGTGTCGGACGCGCCGGAGCTCGACGAGTCCCGGTTGGGGGTGTGGGGTGTCAGCCTGGGCGGGTACTACGCGCCCCGGGTCGCCGCGGCGCTCGGTAACCGGGTGTCGGCCTGTGTGGCACTGGGTGGCCCGTTCAACTTCGGCTCGGTCTGGGCGGGGCTGCCGCAGCTGACCCGCGACACCTTCCGGGTGCGTGCGGGCACGACCACCGACGCCGAGGCCCGTGACGTCGCCCTGACTCTGGGCATGGACGAGGTCGCCGCCGACGTGGTGGCACCGCTGCTCATCGTGTTCGGCCGCAAGGACCGCCTCATTCCCTGGCAGCAGGCGGTGAAGCTGCGCGACGCGGTATCCGGCCCCGTGGAGCTGCTCATGTTGGAGGAAGGCAACCACGGGTGCGCCAACGTCGCGCCGTGGCACCGGCAGCGGACCGCCGACTGGCTGGCGGCCCAACTGCGGTGA
- a CDS encoding M24 family metallopeptidase, which produces MTAAHPLDVLSGTGRPTFSAAEMSRRTAVLDAALAAAGVRHCVLYGANRSGSAVQWLTGWPVTREAVVVHTIGEPDTLLVHFFNHVPQARALAPAADVRWAGSTTASLLDELRRRGASDSGVAVVGAVPFGMHTALRENLGAIADLNGAYTRIRLHKSAEELAWLRAAAHLTDLSCAALRDGTRPGSTEYELGALVEGSYLAHGGTNYIHYFALTAMAEPAQCVPSQWPNGRVVHRGDVLACELSTAVGVDYPGQLLRTFTVAEPPTPVVTELHQVADAALSRIEALLAPGVLPEQIVAAAEVIEDAGFTTVDDLVHGLGGGYLPPVFGSRSRTLEAPPTLPLAEGMTIVVQPNVTTTDGRIGVQTGELFEITATGCARLHQFPRGLGLIDG; this is translated from the coding sequence ATGACCGCAGCGCACCCACTCGACGTCCTGTCCGGCACCGGCCGGCCCACCTTTTCCGCCGCCGAGATGAGCCGTCGCACCGCAGTTCTGGATGCCGCCCTGGCGGCGGCGGGTGTGCGCCACTGCGTGCTGTACGGCGCCAACCGCTCCGGCAGTGCGGTGCAGTGGTTGACGGGCTGGCCGGTCACCCGGGAAGCGGTGGTGGTGCACACCATCGGCGAACCCGACACGCTGCTGGTGCATTTCTTCAATCACGTACCCCAGGCCCGCGCTCTGGCGCCGGCCGCCGACGTGCGCTGGGCCGGGTCCACCACCGCGTCGCTGCTCGACGAGCTGCGCCGCCGCGGCGCCTCCGACAGCGGCGTGGCGGTGGTGGGCGCCGTGCCGTTCGGGATGCACACCGCTTTGCGCGAGAACCTGGGCGCCATCGCCGATCTCAACGGCGCCTACACCAGGATCCGCCTGCACAAGTCGGCCGAGGAGCTGGCGTGGCTGCGCGCGGCGGCGCACCTCACCGATCTGTCCTGCGCCGCGCTGCGGGACGGAACCCGGCCGGGCAGCACCGAATACGAGCTCGGCGCGCTGGTCGAGGGCAGCTATCTCGCCCACGGTGGCACCAACTACATTCACTACTTCGCGCTCACGGCGATGGCCGAGCCCGCGCAGTGTGTGCCGTCGCAATGGCCCAACGGGCGGGTGGTCCACCGCGGTGACGTGCTGGCCTGCGAGCTGAGCACCGCGGTGGGTGTGGACTACCCGGGACAGCTGTTGCGTACCTTCACCGTCGCCGAGCCGCCCACACCCGTGGTCACCGAACTGCACCAGGTGGCCGATGCGGCGTTGAGCCGGATCGAGGCACTGCTGGCACCGGGCGTGCTGCCCGAGCAGATCGTGGCGGCTGCCGAGGTGATCGAGGACGCCGGATTCACCACCGTCGACGACCTGGTGCACGGTCTGGGCGGCGGGTACCTGCCGCCGGTGTTCGGTTCGCGCAGCCGCACGCTGGAAGCGCCGCCGACGCTGCCGCTGGCCGAGGGCATGACGATCGTGGTGCAGCCGAACGTCACCACCACCGATGGCCGGATCGGGGTGCAGACCGGCGAGCTCTTCGAGATCACCGCAACCGGATGCGCTCGGCTGCACCAGTTTCCGCGCGGGTTGGGCCTGATCGACGGCTGA
- a CDS encoding ABC transporter permease has product MTHTVGAALPTPTPAPPAPKVRRSARVSPQRLIWFLGLLIVPVAWELYAAFADSPLIVGPLAVLEAGVEMARDGELTTAIWQSASVFVVGMAMGTALGLLVGILVGRFRSMDVMLDPYISALFATPLVAVIPILVVALGFGFFAKVVIVAMFAFFPVTINTAAGVRGVPRDLDELARSFCSTELQAWRDILIPGALPFIVTGIRLAVGRSLIAVVVAEFSTAVTGLGFLILVNSRRFNMAESLVPVVILMITGFVLYTALKSVETRLAPWIVRTAE; this is encoded by the coding sequence ATGACCCACACCGTAGGCGCCGCACTGCCCACACCCACCCCCGCGCCCCCAGCGCCGAAAGTGCGCCGGTCCGCCCGGGTGAGCCCCCAACGGCTGATCTGGTTCCTGGGTCTGCTGATCGTGCCCGTCGCGTGGGAACTCTACGCCGCGTTCGCGGACAGCCCCCTGATCGTGGGACCCCTGGCCGTGCTCGAAGCGGGTGTCGAGATGGCCCGCGACGGCGAGCTCACCACCGCCATCTGGCAGAGCGCATCGGTGTTCGTGGTCGGGATGGCCATGGGTACCGCGCTCGGGCTATTGGTCGGCATCCTGGTGGGCCGGTTCCGGTCGATGGACGTCATGCTGGATCCCTACATCTCGGCGCTGTTCGCGACGCCACTGGTGGCCGTCATCCCGATCCTGGTGGTGGCGTTGGGCTTTGGATTCTTCGCGAAGGTGGTGATCGTCGCCATGTTTGCGTTCTTCCCGGTGACCATCAACACCGCGGCCGGTGTCCGGGGCGTGCCCCGCGACCTCGACGAACTGGCCCGTTCCTTCTGCTCGACCGAGCTGCAGGCGTGGCGCGACATCCTGATCCCGGGGGCGCTGCCCTTCATCGTCACCGGCATCCGGCTGGCGGTCGGACGTTCTCTGATCGCGGTGGTGGTGGCTGAATTCTCGACGGCGGTGACCGGTCTGGGCTTCCTGATCCTGGTGAACTCCCGGCGGTTCAACATGGCCGAGTCCCTGGTCCCGGTGGTGATCCTGATGATCACCGGCTTCGTTCTCTACACGGCGCTCAAGAGCGTCGAGACCCGGCTGGCGCCGTGGATCGTCCGCACCGCCGAATAG
- a CDS encoding ABC transporter permease has translation MTDGTLSRSRIWQLRIGFAIFVLALWYVVAITTGDLFLAEPHVIAQRLWQSFLDGEFLQYAQPTAYIIAVGAALGVGLGVPVGLLIGRVRWLYWLTEAPINIFYTTPLVALIPFILVILGFNNTSKILIVFLFTVLPVIINTASGVRTVDPDLLELTRSFCAPEWTVWRDVLIPGALPAIMTGLRIGLIHALVGAVLADFYAGASGFGYLIILYSNRFDIAGALGPVLVLAATGTLIATLLKGAQRRLSPWQGAS, from the coding sequence GTGACTGACGGAACGTTGAGCAGAAGCCGAATCTGGCAGCTGCGCATCGGTTTTGCCATCTTCGTCCTGGCCCTGTGGTACGTCGTCGCGATCACCACCGGTGATCTGTTCCTGGCCGAACCGCACGTCATCGCCCAGCGGCTGTGGCAGTCGTTCCTGGACGGCGAGTTCCTGCAGTACGCGCAGCCGACGGCGTACATCATCGCCGTCGGTGCCGCCCTCGGAGTGGGACTCGGTGTGCCTGTTGGCCTGCTCATCGGCCGGGTCCGGTGGCTCTACTGGCTGACCGAAGCGCCCATCAACATCTTCTACACCACCCCGCTGGTCGCGCTGATCCCGTTCATCCTGGTGATTCTCGGCTTCAACAACACCTCGAAAATCCTGATCGTCTTCCTGTTCACCGTCCTGCCGGTGATCATCAACACTGCGTCCGGGGTGCGCACCGTCGACCCCGACCTGCTGGAGCTCACACGATCGTTCTGCGCACCCGAATGGACGGTGTGGCGCGACGTCCTGATCCCCGGCGCACTACCCGCCATCATGACCGGCCTGCGGATCGGGCTGATCCATGCACTGGTGGGCGCGGTCCTGGCCGACTTCTACGCGGGCGCCAGCGGCTTCGGCTACCTGATCATCCTGTACTCCAACCGCTTCGACATCGCCGGTGCGCTGGGACCGGTGCTGGTGCTCGCGGCCACCGGAACCCTGATCGCCACCCTGCTCAAAGGCGCGCAGCGCCGACTCTCACCGTGGCAAGGAGCGTCATGA
- a CDS encoding ABC transporter ATP-binding protein yields the protein MANVDIKDLSKHFGPLSVFDNINLHVDEYEFVSILGPSGCGKTTLLRIVAGIEQATGGAVFISGEQNSKPRPDMTLVFQNFRLLPWRTVQDNVGYGLRLRGHSKSKAREAAQQYVDMVGLQGREKKYPYQLSGGMQQRVGLARALAIRPEILLMDEPFGALDAQTRELMQEELLRIWSADRKTVIFVTHSIDEAIVLSDRVVVMQANPGRIVEDITIPFERPRNAAAIRVDPVFAELRARMWSLLRQEELKAGSVHGVSGD from the coding sequence GTGGCGAATGTCGACATCAAGGACCTCTCGAAGCACTTCGGGCCGCTGAGTGTCTTCGACAACATCAACCTGCACGTCGACGAATACGAATTCGTCTCCATCCTGGGGCCCAGCGGCTGCGGCAAGACCACGCTGCTGCGCATCGTGGCCGGCATCGAGCAGGCCACCGGTGGCGCTGTCTTCATCAGCGGTGAGCAGAACTCCAAGCCACGCCCTGACATGACGTTGGTGTTCCAGAACTTTCGGCTGCTGCCGTGGCGCACGGTCCAGGACAATGTCGGCTACGGCCTGCGGCTGCGCGGCCACAGCAAGTCGAAGGCACGGGAAGCAGCGCAGCAGTATGTCGACATGGTGGGTCTGCAGGGGCGCGAGAAGAAGTACCCCTACCAACTCTCCGGCGGCATGCAGCAACGTGTGGGCCTGGCCCGCGCCCTGGCCATCCGGCCCGAGATCCTGTTGATGGACGAGCCGTTCGGAGCGCTCGACGCACAGACCCGCGAGCTCATGCAGGAGGAACTGCTCCGGATCTGGTCAGCGGACCGCAAGACGGTCATCTTCGTCACCCACTCCATCGACGAGGCGATCGTGCTGTCCGACCGGGTGGTGGTGATGCAGGCCAATCCAGGCCGGATCGTCGAGGACATCACCATCCCCTTCGAGCGCCCGCGCAATGCAGCTGCCATCCGGGTGGACCCGGTGTTCGCCGAACTGCGGGCCCGGATGTGGTCGCTGCTACGTCAGGAAGAGCTGAAGGCCGGTTCTGTGCACGGAGTCAGTGGTGACTGA
- a CDS encoding ABC transporter substrate-binding protein has product MTSAWTDRKVGVRRAVTVAAACGALLFTAACGGGGGGDAAGPSSEGGGGGEREKLIVSMPVIPPNFVHVMPWVAQDQGFYDKFGVDVELVSLDTGVTALRGAEAGSADIAAVPTPTLINAVAQGGSAKAFYTYSDKLDVQMVTTADVNGCEDLRGKVVGVDEVGGFAEVLTKMYYTSCGLTQEDVTYGNFPGAEGQAMAQGQSASGVLHIDEAQGVMEQFPDAGLKSVVNLWDVVPDWHYAGFAAPESILQERRDAIVAFTAANIAANRFMTDTANKEAVLDTAEEVTGLDREILSQTYDTFIEDELFPDDNGYPQEMVDFTADQQVELGNITEDIKPTYEQLVDTTIYDDALALYEEKS; this is encoded by the coding sequence GTGACTTCAGCATGGACGGATCGGAAGGTGGGTGTGCGCCGGGCAGTGACGGTGGCGGCCGCATGCGGCGCGCTGCTGTTCACCGCGGCATGTGGCGGGGGTGGAGGCGGCGACGCCGCCGGCCCGTCCAGCGAGGGCGGCGGCGGTGGTGAGCGGGAGAAACTGATCGTCTCCATGCCCGTCATCCCCCCCAACTTCGTGCACGTCATGCCCTGGGTCGCCCAGGACCAGGGCTTCTACGACAAATTCGGGGTTGATGTCGAACTCGTGAGCCTCGACACCGGCGTGACCGCACTGCGCGGCGCGGAGGCCGGCTCCGCCGACATCGCGGCGGTACCCACCCCCACGCTGATCAATGCCGTCGCGCAAGGCGGCTCGGCGAAGGCCTTCTACACCTATTCCGACAAACTCGACGTACAGATGGTCACCACAGCGGACGTCAACGGGTGTGAGGACCTGCGAGGCAAGGTCGTCGGTGTGGACGAGGTGGGCGGCTTCGCCGAGGTGCTGACCAAGATGTACTACACCTCGTGTGGGTTGACGCAGGAAGACGTCACGTACGGCAACTTCCCCGGCGCCGAAGGCCAAGCCATGGCGCAGGGCCAGTCGGCCTCCGGCGTGCTGCACATCGACGAGGCCCAGGGCGTCATGGAGCAGTTCCCGGATGCCGGTCTGAAATCCGTGGTGAATCTGTGGGACGTGGTGCCCGACTGGCATTACGCCGGCTTCGCCGCACCGGAGTCGATTTTGCAGGAACGCCGCGACGCCATCGTGGCGTTCACCGCCGCGAACATCGCCGCCAACCGGTTCATGACCGACACCGCGAACAAGGAGGCCGTCCTCGACACCGCTGAGGAGGTCACCGGTCTGGACCGTGAGATCCTCTCGCAGACCTACGACACCTTCATCGAAGACGAGCTGTTCCCCGACGACAACGGCTATCCCCAGGAGATGGTGGACTTCACCGCCGACCAGCAGGTGGAACTGGGCAACATCACCGAGGACATCAAGCCGACCTACGAGCAGCTGGTCGACACCACGATCTACGACGACGCGCTGGCGCTCTACGAAGAGAAGTCCTGA
- a CDS encoding LacI family DNA-binding transcriptional regulator, translated as MSTPTLRDVAVAAGVHAATASRALNPATRGLVNTETARRVIRAAESLGYRPNPIARGLKTAKSGTIGVLIPDLTNPLFPPILRGIERTLEAAGYSALVVNTDNDQIREQGLVDSLLSRQVEGLIVATARIDHPLLVQLHQQGVVMVMVNRRPDGVDAPAVAPDDPAGVYLAVQHLTALGHRRIAHLGGPETTSTGVARARAFRAAIRDHGADEDPALTATCASWSEEAGADALRGLLDAGTDFTAIVAGNDLIALGCYDVFAERDIACPERMSVVGFNDMPFLDKLRPPLTTVGIPNQDIGAEAARMLLELLAQPHRPPLSVQFPLKLVVRGSTAPPPA; from the coding sequence GTGTCGACCCCGACCTTGCGTGACGTGGCTGTGGCGGCGGGAGTGCATGCCGCCACGGCATCCCGGGCGCTGAACCCGGCAACGCGCGGCCTGGTCAACACCGAGACGGCGCGCCGGGTGATCCGGGCCGCCGAATCGCTGGGTTACCGACCCAATCCCATCGCGCGCGGACTCAAGACCGCCAAGTCGGGCACCATCGGGGTGCTGATCCCCGACCTCACCAACCCCCTGTTCCCGCCCATCCTGAGGGGCATCGAACGGACGCTGGAGGCGGCCGGCTACAGCGCGCTCGTGGTCAACACCGACAACGATCAGATCCGCGAACAGGGCCTGGTGGATTCGTTGCTGTCCCGGCAGGTGGAAGGCTTGATCGTCGCCACCGCGCGGATCGACCATCCGCTGCTGGTCCAGTTACACCAGCAGGGCGTCGTGATGGTGATGGTCAACCGCCGCCCCGATGGGGTGGACGCCCCTGCGGTTGCACCCGACGACCCGGCCGGGGTGTATCTGGCCGTCCAGCACCTGACCGCGCTGGGCCATCGCCGAATCGCACACCTGGGCGGGCCCGAGACCACCTCGACGGGTGTGGCACGTGCCCGCGCCTTCCGGGCCGCCATCCGTGACCACGGCGCCGACGAGGACCCGGCGCTGACAGCCACCTGTGCCAGCTGGAGCGAGGAGGCCGGTGCCGACGCCCTGCGCGGGCTCCTGGATGCGGGCACCGACTTCACCGCGATCGTCGCGGGCAACGACCTGATCGCCCTGGGCTGCTACGACGTATTCGCCGAGCGTGACATCGCCTGTCCCGAACGGATGAGCGTGGTCGGGTTCAATGACATGCCGTTCCTGGACAAGCTGCGTCCCCCGCTGACCACCGTCGGGATACCGAACCAGGACATCGGGGCCGAGGCGGCCCGCATGCTGCTCGAACTCCTGGCCCAACCGCACCGGCCCCCACTCTCGGTGCAGTTCCCGCTGAAGCTGGTGGTGCGGGGATCAACGGCACCCCCGCCGGCCTGA
- a CDS encoding MFS transporter: MTAELTTDARLDDTARRRVRMDHDHPHYKWIVLSNTTLGTLLATINASIVLISLPAIFRGIGLNPLAPGNVSYLLWMLMGYLVVTAVLVVPFGRLGDMLGRVRIYNLGFVVFTVAAVALSFDPFQMGGGAVWLIAWRVVQGVGGAMLMSSSSAILTDAFPANQRGMALGVNMVSAVAGSFLGLLIGGFLSEWHWQAIFWVGVPIGLAGTVWSLRSLKELGSRTPGKLDWAGTLTFGIGLTVLLIGITYGIQPYGDASTGWANPMVLGAIAAGLVLLAVFCVVELKVAAPMVDLRLFRSASFGMGNLAGLLSSVGRGGLQFMLIIWLQGIWLPLHGYSFESTPLWAGIYLLPITVGFLVAGPIAGSLSDRFGARPFTVGGMLLMAVTFVALLLIPVNFDYWVFALIVFLNGLGGGIFTAPNTAAIMSSVPAAQRGSASGVRATFFNAGSSLSIGIFFSLMIAGLANTLPSALTTGLQAQGVSAGVAQDVGNLPPVGSLFAAFLGYNPIAELLEPSHALQQPGVNADVLTGKTFFPELITEPFHSGLVVVFAAAAVMMVLGAIASWMSPGRYADAPGADNAA, translated from the coding sequence ATGACTGCCGAACTCACCACTGACGCCCGTCTCGATGACACCGCGCGCCGCCGGGTCCGGATGGATCACGACCATCCCCACTACAAGTGGATCGTGCTGTCCAACACCACGTTGGGTACCCTGCTGGCCACCATCAACGCGTCCATCGTGTTGATCTCGCTGCCCGCCATCTTCCGCGGCATCGGACTCAATCCGCTGGCCCCGGGAAATGTCAGCTACCTGCTGTGGATGCTGATGGGCTACCTGGTGGTGACCGCCGTTTTGGTGGTGCCGTTCGGGCGTCTGGGGGACATGCTGGGCCGGGTCCGCATCTACAACCTCGGCTTCGTGGTGTTCACCGTCGCCGCCGTGGCCCTGTCCTTCGATCCTTTCCAGATGGGCGGCGGCGCGGTCTGGCTGATCGCCTGGCGGGTGGTCCAGGGTGTGGGCGGCGCCATGCTGATGTCCTCGTCGTCGGCCATCCTCACCGACGCGTTCCCGGCCAACCAGCGCGGGATGGCGCTCGGTGTGAACATGGTCTCGGCGGTGGCCGGCTCGTTCCTCGGCCTGCTCATCGGCGGTTTCCTGTCCGAATGGCACTGGCAGGCCATCTTCTGGGTCGGTGTGCCGATCGGTCTGGCCGGCACCGTCTGGAGCCTGCGATCGCTCAAAGAACTGGGCTCGCGCACCCCGGGCAAGTTGGACTGGGCCGGCACCCTGACCTTCGGCATCGGCCTGACGGTGCTCCTGATCGGCATCACCTACGGCATCCAGCCCTACGGTGATGCGAGCACCGGGTGGGCCAACCCGATGGTGCTCGGCGCCATCGCGGCGGGTCTGGTGCTGCTGGCGGTGTTCTGCGTCGTCGAGCTCAAGGTGGCCGCACCGATGGTCGACCTGCGGCTGTTCCGCTCGGCGTCGTTCGGGATGGGCAATCTGGCCGGACTGCTGTCGTCGGTCGGTCGCGGCGGCCTGCAGTTCATGCTGATCATCTGGCTGCAGGGCATCTGGCTTCCGTTGCACGGCTACAGCTTCGAATCCACGCCACTGTGGGCCGGTATCTATCTGCTGCCGATCACGGTGGGCTTCCTGGTGGCCGGGCCCATCGCGGGCTCGCTGTCCGACCGCTTCGGTGCGCGTCCCTTCACCGTCGGCGGCATGCTGTTGATGGCGGTGACGTTCGTGGCCCTGCTGCTGATCCCGGTGAACTTCGATTATTGGGTGTTCGCGCTGATCGTGTTCCTCAACGGCCTGGGCGGCGGTATCTTCACCGCCCCCAATACTGCGGCGATCATGTCGAGTGTTCCTGCAGCGCAACGTGGTTCGGCTTCCGGAGTGCGCGCCACGTTCTTCAACGCCGGCTCCTCGCTGTCCATCGGCATCTTCTTCTCGCTGATGATCGCGGGCCTGGCGAACACCCTGCCGTCGGCGCTGACCACCGGGCTGCAGGCCCAGGGCGTCTCGGCCGGTGTCGCACAGGACGTCGGCAACCTGCCCCCGGTGGGCAGTCTGTTCGCAGCATTCCTGGGGTACAACCCGATCGCCGAACTGCTCGAGCCCTCCCACGCGCTGCAGCAGCCCGGCGTCAACGCCGATGTGCTGACGGGCAAGACCTTCTTCCCCGAACTGATCACCGAGCCCTTCCACAGTGGACTGGTGGTGGTGTTCGCCGCCGCCGCGGTGATGATGGTGCTGGGTGCCATCGCCTCGTGGATGTCACCCGGGCGCTACGCCGACGCTCCGGGTGCAGACAACGCGGCGTGA
- the thiD gene encoding bifunctional hydroxymethylpyrimidine kinase/phosphomethylpyrimidine kinase encodes MNYLPLPPSGQTPHRVMTIAGSDSGGGAGIQADLRTFALLGVHGCVAMSAVTVQNSVGVKAFHEIPLEIVAGQISAVASDIGIQAAKTGMLASSEIIGCVAQTWQAECAGTPLVVDPVCASMHGDPLLHPSALSALRDQLFPLATLVTPNLDEVRLLVDIDVVDDRSQREAARALHALGPQWALVKGGHLKSSDASPDLLFDGTEFQEFHAPRVATGHDHGAGDTLAAATTCALAHGFSVPDAVAFAKTWVTECIRAAYPLGHGHGPVNAMFRLQA; translated from the coding sequence GTGAACTACTTGCCGTTGCCCCCGAGCGGGCAGACACCTCACCGCGTCATGACCATCGCCGGCTCCGATTCCGGCGGCGGCGCCGGAATCCAGGCCGACCTGCGCACCTTCGCCCTGCTCGGGGTGCACGGATGTGTGGCGATGAGTGCCGTGACAGTGCAGAACTCGGTGGGCGTCAAAGCTTTTCACGAGATCCCGCTGGAGATCGTGGCCGGCCAGATCAGCGCCGTGGCCTCTGACATCGGTATCCAGGCCGCCAAGACCGGGATGCTGGCGTCCTCGGAGATCATCGGCTGCGTGGCTCAGACCTGGCAGGCCGAGTGCGCCGGCACTCCCCTGGTGGTGGACCCGGTGTGCGCATCGATGCACGGCGATCCGCTGCTGCACCCGTCCGCGCTGTCGGCGCTGCGCGACCAGTTGTTCCCGCTGGCCACCCTGGTGACACCGAACCTCGACGAGGTGCGCCTGCTGGTGGACATCGACGTCGTCGACGACAGGTCCCAGCGGGAGGCGGCGCGCGCCCTGCACGCGCTGGGGCCGCAGTGGGCCCTGGTCAAGGGCGGGCACCTGAAATCCTCGGACGCCAGCCCCGATCTGCTCTTCGACGGCACCGAGTTTCAGGAGTTCCACGCCCCGCGGGTGGCCACCGGGCATGACCACGGCGCCGGTGACACCTTGGCCGCTGCCACCACCTGCGCTCTGGCGCACGGCTTTTCGGTTCCCGACGCCGTGGCGTTCGCCAAGACCTGGGTGACCGAGTGCATTCGGGCCGCCTACCCGCTGGGCCACGGCCACGGCCCGGTCAACGCGATGTTCAGGCTGCAAGCGTGA
- a CDS encoding alpha/beta hydrolase family protein translates to MNLEAIAGVAHEPDGAPTGVVLLTHGAGGSREAPLLGRICDEWARRGWLAIRYNLPYRRRRPKGPPSGSAAADQAGIIEAIELAHTLSDGPVLVGGHSYGGRMTSMVAAQGADLAGLTLFSYPLHPPGKPERARTEHLPQITVPTVFTHGTADPFGSIEELTQAAALLGGTSEIVEITGARHDLASKTLVVPALAVDAALRVCGLG, encoded by the coding sequence GTGAACCTCGAGGCCATCGCAGGGGTGGCCCATGAACCGGACGGCGCGCCGACTGGCGTGGTGCTGTTGACCCACGGCGCCGGCGGCAGCCGGGAGGCCCCGCTGCTGGGCCGGATCTGCGACGAGTGGGCCCGGCGCGGCTGGCTGGCCATCCGCTACAACCTGCCCTACCGGCGTCGGCGACCCAAGGGCCCGCCCTCCGGGTCTGCCGCTGCCGATCAGGCCGGCATCATCGAGGCCATCGAGCTGGCGCACACCCTGTCCGACGGGCCGGTGCTGGTTGGTGGGCACTCGTACGGCGGCCGGATGACGTCGATGGTCGCCGCGCAGGGCGCCGACCTGGCCGGGTTGACGCTGTTCTCCTATCCCCTGCACCCGCCGGGCAAGCCGGAGCGCGCCCGCACCGAACACCTGCCGCAGATCACCGTGCCGACGGTGTTCACCCACGGCACTGCCGACCCGTTCGGCTCGATCGAGGAGTTGACGCAGGCCGCCGCGCTGCTGGGTGGGACATCCGAGATCGTCGAGATCACCGGCGCCCGCCACGACCTGGCGTCGAAGACGCTCGTTGTGCCCGCGCTGGCGGTCGACGCTGCGCTACGGGTCTGTGGGCTTGGCTAG
- a CDS encoding TetR/AcrR family transcriptional regulator produces the protein MSRADSAAATRRALLDHAAALLDSGGPAAVTLREVGARAGVTRGAPYGHFPDKEALLTAVATEGWQRLADAVHALRADPATTPIQTLRAALSCMITTSREHPHMYRLMFAAPADDLSEVGRAAQRFCDEFHAVVAAVFGDMEALRYEALFLTGTHGAAGLEASGLLSTGTAYADADALVDTLLELTVGEDLAKPTDP, from the coding sequence ATGAGTCGTGCTGATTCGGCCGCCGCCACTCGCCGAGCCCTGCTGGATCATGCTGCGGCCCTGTTGGACAGCGGTGGACCCGCGGCCGTGACCTTGCGCGAGGTCGGGGCCCGCGCGGGGGTCACCCGTGGCGCTCCCTACGGACACTTCCCCGACAAGGAAGCGTTGCTCACCGCAGTCGCCACCGAGGGATGGCAACGTCTGGCTGATGCCGTCCATGCGCTGCGCGCGGATCCAGCGACCACCCCCATCCAGACCTTGCGGGCCGCACTGAGCTGCATGATCACCACCAGCCGGGAGCATCCGCACATGTATCGGCTGATGTTCGCCGCGCCCGCCGATGACCTGTCTGAGGTGGGCCGCGCCGCCCAGCGGTTCTGCGACGAGTTCCACGCGGTGGTTGCCGCGGTGTTCGGCGACATGGAGGCGCTGCGTTACGAGGCGCTGTTCCTCACCGGCACCCATGGTGCGGCGGGCCTGGAGGCCAGCGGGCTGCTCAGCACCGGAACCGCCTACGCCGACGCCGACGCCCTGGTCGACACCTTGCTGGAGCTGACTGTCGGTGAGGACCTAGCCAAGCCCACAGACCCGTAG